In Mongoliitalea daihaiensis, one DNA window encodes the following:
- a CDS encoding response regulator, whose product MIRIAIADDHKLFAKGIKSLLEEEEDFKIKGIFFTGNELATFAQQKSIDIALTDMNMPGLDGIGVIKAIKEVSTKIKVIVLSMYDDPLIFDKCIKAGASAYMLKDSDTDELIYTIREVYEGSYIADYRKILNEIENSTFPDFFSDKFRLSKRELQIIKKIRDGKTNREIADDLALSQHTVETHRKKIHAKLGVSSVAELVNKANEMRL is encoded by the coding sequence ATGATCCGTATAGCGATAGCTGATGACCACAAACTTTTTGCGAAAGGTATTAAGTCCTTGTTGGAGGAGGAGGAGGATTTTAAAATAAAAGGAATTTTTTTTACTGGTAATGAGTTAGCCACATTCGCACAACAAAAATCAATAGACATTGCTCTTACTGATATGAACATGCCAGGTCTCGATGGAATTGGGGTGATCAAAGCCATCAAGGAGGTCAGTACAAAAATCAAAGTGATTGTGCTTTCTATGTACGATGATCCATTGATTTTCGATAAATGCATTAAGGCCGGCGCTAGTGCTTACATGCTCAAGGATTCTGATACTGATGAACTTATTTATACCATTCGAGAGGTATATGAAGGAAGTTACATTGCCGACTATCGCAAAATCTTAAATGAAATTGAAAATAGTACTTTTCCTGATTTTTTCAGCGATAAGTTTAGACTTTCTAAACGTGAATTACAAATCATCAAAAAAATCCGAGATGGCAAAACCAATCGTGAAATTGCTGATGATCTAGCCCTCTCTCAGCATACAGTAGAAACTCACCGCAAAAAGATTCACGCAAAGCTAGGTGTATCTTCGGTAGCTGAGCTTGTCAACAAAGCCAATGAAATGCGCCTATAA
- a CDS encoding sensor histidine kinase — protein MENEGSGLFVIILMGIFLMLLMVSFIVLMLLYHRQKQIKNQEKLKAIQTEYEKTMLNVEKEIREETLSFVGRELHDNIGQLLSLAKMNLSSAKPEKVANGKFMINDIIREVRGLSKILNLEWLEGYSLETFIQKELDKLTHAEFCTTSFESRVPELMLNKDEKLILIRIIQECINNAIKHARPNHISITIHEQDQHTCIHLRDDGVGFDIQVRGDGSGLINLKKRMETIGGTLRITSSVGNGTSIELFLPKFGI, from the coding sequence GGTATCTTTTTGATGCTCTTGATGGTTTCTTTTATAGTTTTAATGCTTTTGTATCACCGTCAAAAACAGATCAAAAACCAAGAAAAACTGAAAGCCATACAAACCGAGTATGAAAAAACCATGTTGAATGTGGAGAAAGAAATCAGGGAGGAAACCCTAAGTTTTGTAGGACGGGAACTCCATGACAACATCGGTCAACTACTATCCTTGGCAAAAATGAACCTTTCCAGTGCTAAACCTGAAAAAGTAGCCAACGGAAAGTTTATGATCAATGATATCATCCGGGAAGTACGGGGACTATCTAAAATATTGAACCTAGAATGGCTGGAAGGATATTCCTTGGAAACTTTCATCCAAAAGGAATTGGATAAGCTTACACATGCGGAGTTTTGTACGACCTCATTTGAATCACGTGTTCCAGAACTGATGTTGAACAAGGATGAGAAATTGATCCTGATCCGTATCATTCAAGAGTGCATCAATAATGCCATCAAGCATGCCCGTCCTAACCATATCTCTATAACTATCCATGAGCAGGATCAGCATACCTGCATTCATCTGCGAGATGATGGAGTAGGTTTTGATATACAGGTGAGAGGGGATGGTTCAGGACTAATCAATCTGAAAAAACGTATGGAAACCATCGGAGGTACTTTGAGAATTACCAGTAGCGTAGGAAATGGCACTTCTATTGAACTTTTTTTGCCTAAATTCGGTATATAG